One Deinococcus sp. LM3 genomic region harbors:
- a CDS encoding zinc ABC transporter substrate-binding protein, whose translation MKRPTLLIPALLLAACAAPTAQAAPLQVSATTTIIADFVQVVGGSRVQVNVIVPAGADTHSFQPTTGAIRSLAQSRALFANGAGLEPWLPKLKASAPRVPVKELTAGLKLHEADHEEHGDGHADEHAGEHGPLDPHAWWDATLAAGYVKNAQATLTQLDPAGKVTYAKNAAAYLKALGAADAYAKKQFASIPAARRVIVTNHDSLGYFAERYGLRVVGAVIPGVGTEREPSARELATLAQAMKKAGARVIFTENTVNARLAQTLSRETGARVAPPLYTDALGARGSSGDTYLKAFRTNVDIMVKALKG comes from the coding sequence GTGAAACGCCCCACGCTGCTGATCCCTGCGCTGCTGCTGGCCGCCTGCGCCGCGCCCACTGCGCAGGCCGCACCCCTACAGGTCAGCGCCACGACCACCATCATCGCGGACTTCGTGCAGGTCGTCGGCGGCAGCCGCGTGCAGGTGAACGTCATCGTTCCCGCCGGGGCCGACACGCACTCCTTCCAGCCCACCACCGGCGCCATCCGTAGCCTCGCGCAGAGCCGCGCGCTGTTCGCCAACGGCGCGGGCCTGGAACCCTGGCTGCCCAAACTGAAAGCCAGCGCCCCCAGAGTCCCGGTGAAGGAACTGACCGCCGGCCTGAAACTCCACGAGGCCGACCACGAAGAACACGGCGACGGGCACGCGGACGAACATGCCGGCGAACACGGCCCGCTCGACCCGCACGCCTGGTGGGACGCCACGCTGGCCGCCGGGTACGTGAAAAACGCCCAGGCCACCCTGACGCAACTGGACCCCGCCGGGAAAGTCACGTACGCGAAGAATGCCGCCGCCTACCTGAAAGCCCTGGGCGCCGCCGACGCCTACGCGAAAAAACAGTTCGCCAGCATTCCCGCCGCGCGGCGCGTGATCGTCACCAACCACGACAGTCTCGGCTACTTCGCCGAGCGCTACGGCCTGCGCGTCGTGGGCGCCGTCATCCCCGGCGTGGGCACCGAACGCGAACCCAGCGCCCGTGAACTCGCGACCCTGGCGCAGGCCATGAAGAAAGCGGGCGCCCGGGTGATCTTCACCGAGAACACCGTTAACGCCCGCCTCGCCCAGACGCTGTCCCGCGAGACCGGCGCGCGCGTCGCCCCGCCCCTGTACACCGACGCCCTCGGCGCCAGGGGCAGCAGCGGCGACACCTACCTGAAAGCGTTCCGGACGAACGTGGACATCATGGTGAAGGCCCTGAAGGGCTGA
- the trxB gene encoding thioredoxin-disulfide reductase: MTGNTPSTQHYDVVIVGGGPAGLTAAIYTGRASLSTLILEKGLPGGQIAQTEEVENYPGFPEPISGMELASRMQQQAEKFGGKIEMDEVQSIVRADDDREHAYPFTVTGYSGTYHAKAVILATGANPKRLGIPGEQDFWGRGVSTCATCDGFFYRGKKVVVIGGGDAAVEEGLFLTKFADEVTLIHRRDTLRANKVAQARAFANPKMKFVWDTAPVEILGDEAVSGVKLKNLKTNEEYDMPTDGVFIFIGHTPNTEFVQDTVKLRPDGYVDVTDEIYTSVPMLFAAGDVSDYIYRQLGTSVGAGTRAAMSAERALAALELETETAAD, encoded by the coding sequence ATGACGGGCAACACTCCCAGCACCCAGCACTACGACGTAGTGATCGTCGGCGGCGGCCCCGCCGGACTGACCGCCGCCATCTACACCGGCCGCGCCAGCCTCAGCACCCTGATCCTCGAAAAGGGCCTGCCCGGCGGCCAGATCGCCCAGACGGAAGAAGTCGAGAACTACCCCGGCTTCCCCGAACCCATCAGCGGCATGGAACTCGCCAGCCGCATGCAGCAGCAGGCCGAGAAATTCGGCGGCAAGATCGAGATGGACGAGGTTCAGAGCATCGTCCGCGCCGACGACGACCGCGAACACGCCTACCCCTTCACCGTCACCGGCTACAGCGGCACCTACCACGCCAAGGCCGTGATCCTCGCCACCGGCGCCAACCCCAAACGCCTGGGCATCCCCGGCGAGCAGGACTTCTGGGGCCGTGGCGTCAGCACCTGCGCCACCTGCGACGGCTTCTTCTACCGTGGCAAGAAGGTCGTCGTGATCGGCGGAGGCGACGCCGCCGTCGAGGAAGGCCTGTTCCTGACCAAATTCGCCGACGAGGTCACCCTGATCCACCGCCGCGACACCCTGCGCGCCAACAAGGTCGCCCAGGCCCGCGCCTTCGCCAACCCCAAGATGAAATTCGTCTGGGACACCGCCCCCGTCGAGATCCTGGGTGACGAGGCTGTCAGCGGCGTGAAACTCAAGAACCTCAAGACGAACGAGGAATACGACATGCCCACCGACGGCGTGTTCATCTTCATCGGCCACACCCCCAACACCGAATTCGTGCAGGACACCGTCAAACTCCGCCCCGACGGGTACGTGGACGTCACCGACGAGATCTACACCAGTGTGCCGATGCTGTTCGCCGCCGGTGACGTCAGCGACTACATCTACCGCCAGCTGGGCACCAGCGTCGGCGCCGGCACCCGCGCCGCCATGAGCGCCGAACGCGCCTTGGCCGCCCTGGAACTCGAAACCGAGACCGCAGCGGATTAA
- a CDS encoding GTP-binding protein, producing MVTVPPVRPSVPITVLCGFLGAGKTTLLNHLLTQTEGQRIAVIVNEFGAVNIDASLVVKTDEQTIELSNGCICCTLRGDLLHAVNDLLEARELDAILIESTGIGEPLPIAQSFCLTPEELEIEPEDGQAPIPNLLGRVHVDAMITVVDTAQFFTLWNRQDAIPGDDFERGFGELLAEQLEFADIVVLNKLDLALPDDVKQLRELVGITNPRARVLDATQGRLPAAELLNTGLFDFDHSSQLDAWMTELEKEHTPESETYGLSTHIYRSDRPFDPDRLNEALTLGLPRNVIRSKGWVNLGNGVATLWNHTGRQLALETAGEWLSPDEAFSELVFIGRDLDSAALDSLMNGALRA from the coding sequence ATGGTGACTGTCCCCCCCGTCCGCCCCTCCGTACCCATCACCGTCCTGTGCGGTTTCCTGGGTGCCGGGAAAACCACCCTCCTGAACCACCTGCTCACCCAGACCGAAGGCCAGCGCATCGCCGTGATCGTCAACGAATTCGGCGCCGTGAACATCGACGCCAGCCTGGTCGTCAAGACCGACGAACAGACCATCGAACTCAGCAACGGCTGCATCTGCTGCACCCTGCGCGGCGACCTGCTGCACGCCGTAAACGACCTGCTGGAGGCCCGCGAACTGGACGCCATCCTGATCGAATCCACCGGCATCGGCGAGCCCCTGCCCATCGCGCAGAGTTTCTGCCTGACCCCCGAGGAACTGGAAATCGAACCGGAGGACGGTCAGGCGCCCATTCCCAACCTGCTGGGCCGCGTGCACGTGGACGCCATGATCACGGTCGTGGACACCGCGCAGTTCTTCACGCTCTGGAACCGCCAGGACGCCATCCCCGGCGACGATTTCGAACGCGGCTTCGGGGAACTGCTGGCCGAGCAGCTGGAATTCGCGGACATCGTCGTGCTGAACAAACTCGACCTGGCCCTGCCGGACGACGTGAAGCAGCTGCGCGAACTGGTCGGCATCACCAACCCGCGCGCCCGCGTGCTGGACGCCACCCAGGGCCGCCTGCCCGCCGCAGAGCTGCTGAACACCGGCCTGTTCGACTTCGACCACTCCAGCCAGCTGGACGCCTGGATGACCGAACTGGAAAAGGAGCACACCCCGGAATCCGAGACGTACGGCCTGAGCACCCACATCTACCGCAGTGACCGTCCCTTCGACCCGGACCGCCTGAACGAGGCCCTGACCCTGGGCCTGCCACGCAACGTAATCCGCTCCAAAGGCTGGGTGAACCTCGGCAATGGCGTGGCGACCCTGTGGAACCACACCGGACGGCAACTGGCCCTGGAAACGGCGGGCGAGTGGCTCAGCCCTGACGAGGCCTTCAGCGAACTGGTGTTCATCGGCCGCGACCTCGACAGCGCCGCGCTGGACAGCCTGATGAACGGCGCCCTGCGCGCCTGA
- a CDS encoding SDR family NAD(P)-dependent oxidoreductase yields MTTLQRFTGRTVLITGAGGGIGAALAHRYAAEGACVAVNDVNEAAAQAVVGALTAAGAQALSVPGDVSVRDGVEAIFAATEATLGPVDVLVNNAALTSDQRHFLNADEDWWDLFLRVNLKSVFLCSHRAARGMAARRRGVILNVSSGGATRSHRGFTSYDAAKGGVEAFTRALALDMAPYGVRVNGITPGFINTYGLEGEDLAQREKTVPLGRYGTAEDLTGAAAFLASDDAAYVTGQFVVVDGGVLVQQRSANVDTFPLSNFPDVPAEG; encoded by the coding sequence ATGACGACTTTGCAGCGGTTCACAGGCAGGACAGTGCTCATCACGGGGGCGGGGGGTGGGATCGGTGCGGCCCTGGCGCACCGGTATGCCGCAGAGGGAGCGTGCGTGGCCGTGAACGACGTGAACGAGGCGGCGGCGCAGGCGGTCGTGGGCGCCCTGACGGCGGCGGGCGCGCAGGCGCTGAGCGTGCCGGGCGACGTGAGTGTGCGCGACGGCGTGGAGGCGATCTTCGCGGCGACCGAGGCGACGCTGGGGCCGGTGGACGTGCTCGTGAACAACGCGGCGCTCACGAGTGACCAGCGGCACTTCCTGAATGCCGATGAGGACTGGTGGGATCTGTTCCTGCGTGTGAACCTCAAGAGCGTGTTCCTGTGCAGCCACCGCGCGGCGCGGGGCATGGCGGCGCGGCGGCGCGGCGTGATCCTGAACGTGTCGAGCGGCGGCGCGACCCGCTCGCACCGGGGCTTCACGTCGTACGACGCGGCCAAGGGCGGCGTGGAGGCGTTCACGCGGGCGCTGGCGCTGGACATGGCACCGTACGGGGTGCGGGTGAACGGGATCACGCCGGGCTTCATCAACACCTACGGCCTGGAAGGCGAGGATCTGGCGCAGCGGGAGAAGACCGTGCCGCTGGGCCGCTACGGCACCGCCGAGGACCTGACGGGCGCGGCGGCGTTCCTCGCGTCGGACGACGCGGCGTACGTGACGGGGCAGTTCGTGGTCGTGGACGGCGGGGTGCTGGTGCAGCAGCGCAGCGCGAACGTGGACACCTTCCCCCTCAGCAACTTCCCGGACGTGCCCGCCGAAGGGTGA
- a CDS encoding HD domain-containing protein, whose protein sequence is MPHRTFMSRLRRKANGYAAKVRRLLRSLRASDAHPDDPWAQTHLTPEEARVYRAMDPRDREHACRVTRHLIREHPQADPELIAAALLHDCGKSLRPYWLWERVLVGLIPNRLSRVLPPVGAIGIRAHHPELGARLLAHAGARPRVARLVARHHHPGGDPDAALLHLYDDQE, encoded by the coding sequence ATGCCTCACCGCACCTTCATGAGCCGCCTGCGCCGCAAGGCGAACGGGTACGCGGCCAAGGTGCGCCGCCTCCTGCGCAGCCTGCGCGCCAGCGACGCCCACCCCGACGACCCCTGGGCGCAGACCCACCTCACTCCCGAAGAGGCCCGCGTGTACCGCGCCATGGACCCCCGTGACCGTGAACACGCCTGCCGCGTCACCCGCCACCTGATCCGCGAGCACCCGCAGGCCGACCCGGAACTGATCGCCGCCGCCCTGCTGCACGACTGCGGCAAGAGCCTGCGCCCCTACTGGCTGTGGGAACGCGTGCTGGTCGGCCTGATCCCCAACCGCCTGTCGCGCGTGCTGCCGCCCGTCGGGGCCATCGGCATCCGCGCGCACCACCCGGAACTCGGCGCGCGGCTCCTCGCGCACGCCGGAGCGCGCCCCCGCGTGGCCCGCCTCGTCGCCCGCCACCACCACCCCGGCGGCGACCCGGACGCCGCGCTGCTGCACCTGTACGACGATCAGGAATAG
- the rpmB gene encoding 50S ribosomal protein L28, protein MSRECYLTGKKNLVVNSVTRRGKARAQGGVGRKVTGVTKRVQRANLLKKAIRETVNGKSTEKTVWLSANALRTLSRGPYKGIELL, encoded by the coding sequence ATGAGTCGTGAATGCTACCTGACCGGCAAGAAGAACCTCGTGGTGAACAGCGTGACCCGCCGCGGCAAGGCCCGCGCGCAGGGCGGCGTGGGCCGCAAGGTCACCGGCGTGACCAAACGCGTGCAGCGCGCCAACCTGCTGAAGAAAGCCATCCGCGAGACCGTGAACGGCAAGAGCACCGAGAAAACCGTCTGGCTCAGCGCCAACGCCCTGCGCACCCTCAGCCGCGGCCCCTACAAGGGCATCGAACTGCTGTGA
- a CDS encoding metal ABC transporter permease, giving the protein MHLLTDPLQFAFFNRALIAVILVSVLCALVGAWVVLRGLSYIGDAMSHAVFPGIVGAFLTGGNLLLGALIAAVLTALGIGAVGRQSGLKQDSAIGIVFVGMFALGVVMLSRAPTFTTDLSNFLIGNPLGVTPADLWGALAVTLVVGGILTAIQKELLLASFDPTEARAVGLPVRRLESLLLILIGLVVVLTVQLVGTTLSVSLLITSSAAARLLARSLKKMMLLAALLGTVGGVTGLYISYYANTAPGATIVLVNTAIFLTALAFRRRE; this is encoded by the coding sequence TTGCACCTGCTGACCGACCCCCTCCAGTTTGCCTTCTTCAACCGCGCGCTGATCGCCGTGATCCTCGTCAGCGTCCTGTGCGCCCTCGTCGGCGCGTGGGTCGTGCTGCGCGGCCTGAGTTACATCGGGGACGCCATGAGCCACGCCGTGTTCCCCGGCATCGTCGGCGCGTTCCTGACCGGCGGGAACCTGCTGCTCGGCGCACTGATCGCCGCCGTCCTCACGGCCCTCGGCATCGGCGCGGTCGGACGGCAGAGCGGCCTGAAACAGGACAGCGCCATCGGCATCGTGTTCGTCGGCATGTTCGCGCTGGGCGTCGTGATGCTGTCCCGCGCGCCCACCTTCACCACCGACCTCAGCAACTTCCTGATCGGCAACCCCCTGGGCGTCACGCCCGCCGACCTGTGGGGCGCGCTGGCCGTCACGCTCGTCGTGGGCGGCATCCTGACCGCCATCCAGAAGGAACTGCTGCTCGCGTCCTTCGACCCCACCGAGGCCCGCGCCGTCGGTCTCCCGGTGCGCCGCCTGGAGAGCCTGCTGCTGATCCTGATCGGCCTCGTGGTCGTCCTGACCGTGCAGCTCGTCGGGACGACCCTCAGCGTCAGCCTGCTCATCACGTCCAGCGCCGCCGCGCGCCTGCTGGCCCGCAGTCTCAAGAAGATGATGCTGCTGGCCGCGCTGCTCGGCACCGTCGGCGGCGTCACGGGCCTGTACATCAGCTACTACGCCAACACCGCCCCCGGCGCGACCATCGTCCTCGTGAACACCGCCATCTTCCTGACCGCACTCGCCTTCCGCAGGCGGGAGTGA
- a CDS encoding ABC-F family ATP-binding cassette domain-containing protein, with protein sequence MLLMASGVARSFADHVVFSGVELTVGAGERPALVGENGSGKSTLLRVLAGLDAPDAGVVTRAGRVALLAQAQSLGGSLPGGSVLEAVTPPALARAQVVFDAASAALSGGSEAALLAFADAEEAYRLAGGYDFPGRAAAVLAGLGLDAGARADRLSGGQARRVLLAALLLSPADVYLLDEPTNHLDAEGAAWLRDWIRASGAAFVLASHDRAFLDEVATGVAELERGTLTVYPGTYSEAMALKATLRGAQARDFEAYRRKRAALDEERARRASRARSAGQYNHRRASDGDKLLAKGKAQNAQAVNASVARRLERQIERADADATPKPHEDHRQVRLTLPPVPPGPLEVLTVRNLGVTRGSGVVLSGVNLHVRRGDRVALTGPNGGGKSTLLRALLGEVPHAGAVTWGAGLTVSLTGQHGEELLGLCTVGDALLDANPLLTPHQLHEVAAALEVPGGPAFPLSGLSGGQRTRLSLARLSVTRAQVLLLDEPTNHLDVRAIEALEALLLDFPGTLLLASHDRRLVERVATREWRVGGGRVQEA encoded by the coding sequence ATGTTGTTGATGGCAAGTGGGGTCGCGCGGTCGTTCGCGGACCATGTGGTGTTCTCGGGTGTGGAGCTGACCGTGGGGGCCGGGGAGCGGCCGGCGCTGGTCGGCGAGAACGGCAGTGGCAAGAGCACGCTGCTGAGGGTGCTGGCGGGGCTGGACGCGCCGGATGCGGGCGTGGTGACCCGCGCAGGCCGGGTGGCGCTGCTGGCGCAGGCGCAGTCACTGGGCGGATCGCTGCCGGGCGGATCGGTGCTGGAGGCGGTGACGCCCCCGGCACTGGCACGGGCGCAGGTGGTGTTCGACGCGGCCTCGGCGGCGCTGTCGGGCGGGTCGGAGGCGGCGCTGCTGGCCTTCGCGGACGCCGAGGAAGCCTACCGGCTCGCGGGTGGCTACGACTTCCCGGGGCGGGCGGCGGCGGTGCTGGCCGGGCTGGGTCTGGACGCCGGGGCGCGGGCGGACCGGCTGTCGGGCGGGCAGGCGCGGCGGGTGCTGCTGGCGGCGCTGCTGCTGTCCCCGGCGGACGTGTACCTGCTGGACGAGCCCACGAACCACCTCGACGCGGAGGGCGCGGCGTGGCTGCGCGACTGGATCCGGGCGTCGGGAGCCGCGTTCGTGCTGGCCAGTCATGACCGGGCGTTCCTGGATGAGGTGGCGACCGGCGTGGCGGAACTGGAACGCGGCACGCTGACCGTGTACCCCGGCACGTACTCGGAGGCGATGGCCCTGAAAGCCACGCTGCGGGGGGCGCAGGCCCGTGATTTCGAAGCGTACCGCCGCAAACGCGCCGCGCTGGACGAGGAGCGGGCGCGGCGGGCCAGCCGGGCGCGGAGTGCCGGGCAGTACAACCACCGGCGCGCCAGCGATGGGGACAAACTCCTGGCGAAGGGCAAGGCGCAGAACGCGCAGGCGGTGAATGCCTCGGTGGCCCGGCGGCTGGAGCGGCAGATCGAACGGGCGGACGCGGACGCCACGCCCAAACCCCACGAGGATCACCGTCAGGTGCGGCTGACGCTGCCGCCCGTGCCGCCGGGGCCGCTGGAGGTGCTGACCGTCCGGAACCTGGGCGTGACGCGCGGCTCAGGGGTGGTGCTGTCCGGCGTGAACCTGCACGTGCGGCGTGGTGACCGGGTGGCCCTGACCGGCCCGAACGGTGGCGGCAAGAGTACGCTGCTGCGCGCCCTGCTGGGCGAGGTGCCGCACGCGGGGGCGGTGACCTGGGGCGCGGGCCTGACCGTCAGCCTGACCGGGCAGCACGGCGAGGAACTGCTCGGCCTGTGCACGGTGGGGGACGCGCTGCTGGACGCCAATCCCCTGCTGACCCCGCACCAGCTGCACGAGGTCGCGGCGGCGCTGGAGGTGCCGGGCGGCCCGGCCTTCCCCCTCTCCGGGCTGTCGGGCGGGCAGCGCACCCGCCTGAGCCTCGCGCGGCTGAGCGTCACGCGCGCGCAGGTGCTGCTGCTGGACGAACCCACCAACCACCTGGACGTGCGGGCCATCGAGGCGCTCGAGGCGCTGCTGCTGGACTTTCCGGGCACGCTGCTGCTCGCCAGTCATGACCGGCGGCTGGTGGAACGGGTCGCCACGCGCGAGTGGCGCGTCGGGGGCGGCCGGGTGCAGGAGGCGTGA
- a CDS encoding peptidylprolyl isomerase: protein MNITQDKVVELDYKLTVNGEIVDQSEPGEPLVYLHGHSNIIPGLESALEGKATGDSLQVTVQPEEGYGPRDEDNIEDLSRDDFEDDIEVGETYYAQAEDGSVLPFTVMNVDGDTVQVDFNHPMAGMVLDFDVTVLAVRDATAEELEHGHAHADGDHDHE, encoded by the coding sequence ATGAACATTACCCAGGACAAGGTTGTTGAACTCGATTACAAGCTCACCGTGAACGGCGAAATCGTCGATCAGAGCGAACCCGGCGAACCGCTGGTGTACCTGCACGGGCACAGCAACATCATTCCCGGCCTGGAAAGCGCGCTGGAAGGCAAGGCGACCGGCGACAGCCTGCAGGTGACGGTGCAACCCGAGGAAGGCTACGGCCCCCGCGACGAGGACAACATCGAGGACCTGTCCCGCGACGACTTCGAGGACGACATCGAGGTCGGCGAGACGTACTACGCGCAGGCCGAGGACGGCAGCGTGCTGCCCTTTACGGTCATGAACGTGGACGGCGATACCGTGCAGGTGGACTTCAACCACCCCATGGCCGGCATGGTGCTGGACTTCGACGTGACGGTCCTGGCCGTGCGTGACGCCACGGCCGAGGAACTCGAGCACGGCCACGCGCACGCCGACGGCGACCACGACCACGAGTAA
- a CDS encoding metal ABC transporter ATP-binding protein, translating into MLGVENLTVKYGPQTALENASVRFEAGTFSAIIGPNGAGKSTLLKTLVGLLPDHADAVRFDEGHSARSCISYVPQQQTLDWGFPVTVWDVAMMGRTGRLGWLHWPGRKDRQIVEGALKETGVYDLRGRHIGALSGGQRQRVLLARMLARQGHLLLLDEPLTGVDAATQETLMGLLRAQADRGRAVVMVTHDLEQARRWCDHLVLVNRRVIADGTPEQVYTTQNIEATFSTSFLGHTHAEA; encoded by the coding sequence ATGCTGGGCGTCGAGAACCTGACCGTGAAGTACGGGCCGCAGACGGCCCTGGAGAACGCCAGCGTCCGTTTCGAGGCCGGCACGTTCAGCGCCATCATCGGCCCGAACGGCGCGGGCAAGAGCACGCTGCTCAAGACGCTGGTGGGCCTGCTGCCGGACCACGCGGACGCCGTGCGCTTCGACGAGGGCCACAGCGCCCGCTCGTGCATCAGTTACGTGCCGCAGCAGCAGACGCTCGACTGGGGCTTTCCCGTAACCGTCTGGGACGTCGCCATGATGGGCCGCACCGGCCGCCTGGGCTGGCTGCACTGGCCGGGCCGCAAGGATCGGCAGATCGTGGAAGGCGCCCTGAAAGAAACCGGGGTGTACGACCTGCGCGGCCGGCACATCGGGGCGCTGTCCGGCGGGCAGCGGCAACGGGTGCTGCTGGCCCGCATGCTGGCCCGCCAGGGGCACCTGCTGCTGCTGGACGAACCCCTGACCGGCGTGGACGCCGCCACGCAGGAAACCCTGATGGGCCTGCTGCGCGCGCAGGCCGACAGGGGCCGCGCGGTCGTGATGGTCACGCACGACCTGGAACAGGCGCGGCGCTGGTGCGACCATCTGGTCCTCGTGAACCGCCGCGTGATCGCCGACGGCACGCCCGAACAGGTGTACACCACCCAGAACATCGAGGCGACGTTCAGCACCAGCTTCCTGGGCCATACGCACGCCGAGGCGTGA